The window AGGACTTTTCCACTCAAGGTTACGTGATAGTTTTAATTCACCAgaattaattataattattctactttttatttctgtttgcttaaaaaaaaagaagctttttcgtcttattataacaaaaaaatgctcTAAAAATGCTTTGTTGCACTCGAATCCACAGCAAGAATTTTCCTCATGTACAATTTCCTTCTTAATTACATTTATCAAATGCTGAATACCTTTCTTTAAACAGAGCAGGAATTCAAAATGGATTTCCACTCTACTTATCAGGCTGTTTCTACATGAAAGCTTCggtgttttgctgctgctcgCTCACAGAAAGCACACCAGTTGAGCTATTTCTAAAGTAGAAATTAAAACAGGACAATGGCCTCTATTCCAGCAGACTGCCTCAGTAATGTGCGCTGGCTCTTTTAAGCGAGTGTGTACGCTCGTAGTCCCCTGGGAACAATGCTGGATTCCTGCCGTCCTGGTGAAAACATCTCAAATAGAGCCGTGGCTGCACCGCTGCCCATACAATCGATTGTTGTCAGCTCGCCCTGTCACATTAGTGACGTTTAAAGTGTCCTGTATAGGCGGTGATTTTCACTGTTTATGTAAATACAGCTTTGTGCGAGAACTGCGGGACAAAATGGGTTCAATTAGAACGTTTatttaaaatgacagtttaaatCTGAAGGAAAATTGGTAGAAAAATGTGACCGAAACTGTTTTCAGTCAGATCACAATTAAATGTCCCAGTGATGGATCTTTAAAAAATCATATTCCTTTGCGTAATTTCATAATGGCTTCTGTCTAAATAACAAAATTAATAGTTTTTCTTGAGTTGTACTGAGAGGTTTCATGCCAGCGTCACAGTTTCTTGATCCTGTGGTCcatctgtgtctttttttcagaGAGCTGGATTGAAAGATGCCTCAACGAAAGTGAGAGCAAGCGATACTCGAGTCACACGTCTCTGGGGAACATGTCCAACGACGAACGTAAGCAGCACAAACACTGTTGACGCTGAAACCACAGACTTCACTGAGGAAATCCTCTgaactgttgttgtgtttgtcagaAACTCAGTCTTCATCTGATAGTGAGCGCTGAGTGCAGTTAAAGTCATTGGACCACGTCGACACAGAGACAGTGTTGAACTCTTACTGGTTCCATATTTGTGACGCTCAGTTTTGTTTCTAAATTCCGAAATGTTTTGTGtcacagatgaagaaaaagaaaacaacagagccTCTAAACCCCATTCGACACCGGCTACTCTGGAATGGTAAGTTATtaaaaatattctttatttaGTCTTGCATAAAAAATAGTGAAAGGAACgcgagaaattaaaaaaaataataattattttacaTTACTTTTTTCTGTTATCTTAATCCTGTTCAGTAGCTGTAACTTGGTGATGAAGCCTGCAGGATTTTTGTCATGTGAGAGAtaaaaattgtgttattgtgtttattttgttgttttatacaacaacatcaacactgGTTTCCCCTCTGGCTTTATTTTAACGGTGAACGTAAGATTTATATTGTTTGCTACCAAAGCACAAAGATGCAACTGACTTATTTATACATGTTGTAAAGATTGAGCAACAACAAttataaatgttaattttttttatctatctatctatctatctatctatctatctatctatctatctatctatctatctatctaaaatACAACCCCCATGAGTACCTTTTGTTGACATGTGCTCTCAGATTAATATTCATACTGATTTAAAACCTGCACTGCGGGGGGGCTTTAAACCCGGTGTGAGGAACACGAGTTGGGTCAGTGTAGGATTGTAAAGAGAAGCATTAAAGACCTCACTTCACTGATCatagtgagtttttttttggttttttttgtaggTATTGCAGTGAGATTTGctttaaatgtgttgatttagCAGTAAAAGTGAACACTACTGCTCTGTTTACGACTGCAGTGAGGAGTTTTTGAGTTATTGTTTTCATTGATCAacctgaaagaaaacatttggcCACAGGACTGATTAACCTCAACGTATTcagattttaagaaaaaaatttaGTTTCATCATTTGTCAGGCAATTCTCCTCTGCATTCATTTATATGAATATAATATTCTAGCTCAGATTTTAGGAAGATATTTACATCACAACAAGTCAAACCTTCATGAGTGCGCTCAGTAGAGTACAGATGTCCACCAGGTGTGTCTGCAGGCATGTAGGTCGGGAACAGGAGCGTGCAGAGCTGCCTGTGTGTCCAGCATGTGTGCATGATAGAAGTGGAATTCAATGGTAGACAGTATGCAGGTTTTAAAAATGCCAGCGACTTAAAGTGTCAATGCAAAAGTCAAAATGCCAACACTGACGAAGGCACACGTACGTTGACCCGAGTGGAAACTTGTTGATCTCTCAGTCGGTTTAAACAAGTGAAGAGACGGTCGATGTCGGTATGAAACAGAGCAGCCACAACAGGCTCTTAACCTGACAGTCCTGAATGTGCACAAAAAATATCAGGCTGATGTTTGAGACTAGATGTAGacaaatccacacacacacacacacacacacacacacacacacgaccaaaGCATGATCCCCTGCAGGCGTGAGTTGTAATGACTGTAATTGTTATATGACTGTAATTCAGAGGACAGTTCAGCTCTGTGAGTGAAAGGAGACGCTGAGTTAGGTTAAATGAAACAATACAGTCACGCCTCGTAAAACAACGGAAACAGGCTCTTATAGAAGCCGTTTATATTCAGGTTGGTcaggactgaaaaaaaaacgaggttaaaaacatttttgtcagcATTATAAGTCGAGTAGTAAGATCTGATCTGATGACGAGTGCATAAGCAGACGTGTTATAGAAATGGAAATGTACGTTTGTTTTGTAggatttaatttgtattttaactttgtgAAGGTTTAGCTCCATTAAAcatcacttttatttattaactgCACAAATATTTTCCTCTGTCGAATATTCAAAGGCTAAAATGAGTTTATCAGTGAAGGAGTTGTTCCAAACAACGGGAAAAACTGCAGTCAATAttcaaaaaacatggctgtcACACTACTTTCAGTAATAATAACAgacctctgtgttttctgtagaATTTATGgtcactgctgtttttttacaACAACGTTTTATTCAAATAACATATTATATGATGTCGTACCTCGAGGATGAGATTAAGGTCTGCTCTTATTTTAGTTATCCGATCTTTTCTTGTGAAGTGCGAGTTGTGCACAGATTGAATATATGTGATAATCTGTATTTTGAGCAAGCTGACCAACATGTCAACAAAGAGGCTTTAAAGTAGCATGAAGGGATTTTCATTTGTTGGACCATTAGTGAACAGAAATactcaaatgtttaaaaaatttATGTAATTTATTCAGCGTCCTTGAAAAACGAAGTTACAAACTGCTTTACATTAAACTATTACTAAAAAATCAAACAGTTTTTAATTTCAGCAAGGCgaaacatcacacatcacactTCAGTGTTTCCAGGCGTTATCGGGACATACAGATGCGTATCATCCTCTTAGCAATGAAAATCAGTAGTATGTCTATACATGATTTGCCCGAGGAGTAGCATGGAGATGGTTAATAATAGGggacccagaatagacccctgGGGGACGCCACAAAAGAGAGGAGCACGAGAGGAGGAGgcctttttttccacacagaGCGACCTGTTGGACAGATAAGGGATGAAGCGCTCCGGAGACAAATCACTGTCATGGTGAAAAACCAGCAGACACAGCAGAATGCAATTTTTGCTTCTCATTAGGATTTACAGTGACGCACTTGCCACACCGGTTAAATCAGCAACACCAGAGGGagctgtattaaaaaaaatcttttgtgCAGCTCACTGTTCTGAAGTCATTTTTATCTTGACATGCAGAAAATGTCACTAAATCAGACTTTAAACTGTAAGAGTGTGGAAATATGTTTCTATTTGTTGAAAAATACAATCTGACAGTTTACTGAATCATTAACTGCTCTATATTTAGGTACCAAGTATAGAAGAAGACGTCTAAAATTAAGAAGTCATTATATTTGTGCACGataattaattgtttaattaatCAAGTGTCACATTAAGTGTGACAAGATGCCTCGCTCTCTCCGACCAGTAACCCTTTCACATCAAAGAGAGAGATTGATTTGATGtgaatattgaatatttatCGCTTAATAGAGATTTAAATAGTTCACCAGCTGAAGCTTTTTTAGTGCAAATCAATTTAACAGCAAAATGGGAAAAATAATTCCAAAAACCATTTACATACAGGAACTGGAAACAGATAAAAATCTGAACATATGATCACTTTCAAAGTATCATGCAGCTCAGTTGTTGGTGTTGATGTCTGTGTTAtagtttaatgtttaatgtccGCTAAATGAGCTTTAAGCCACATGTGGCCTGATTATGTGTTTTGTGCAGACATGACACTAATTTAATGCGCTTGAAGCTTCTGTTGTTTCACTTTACATGACTGTACTTAAATCTGGTACATTTATACTCTGTCTCAAGTAAATACTATTCTTACTTAAACATAATATACCATCAAATAATCCCTTTTAAATACACTGACTCCTTTTGTTGACATTGATGTCATCTGTCTTTCAAAACGTACACATTAAATCTCTGCATAttgtttttaaaccattttaCATGAGGCCTTTTTCCCTGGTGTGACTCTCATTTCATATTAACAACTCTCCAACCTCCACATTTGTTTATGTGCCGCACTGATCACTCCTGTTGTCATTCGCAGGCTAGAGGAGAACTACGAGATAGCTGAAGGTGTGTGCATCCCCAGAAGTGCCCTCTACATGCATTACCTGGACTTCAGTGAAAAGCACGACACGCAGCCTGTGAACGCGGCCAGCTTTGGAAAGGTAAAGCTTTACAAAAATGTcttgaaaacacatgaaagttaaaaagatcTGTAGCTGGTGTCttatataaaatgaatgatGTGTAGTTgagcatttatttaaaaaaagaaataaggtGTTCAGGGTTTTtaatatgcatttatttatgcacaGTTAGTTTAAAGTAATCAGAATAAAATGACTCAGAACAGAAGAAGATGGTAAACAAGACTCCCTCTATGAAGGCAATAATCTCACGCGCTAAACTAAATCGGCAGTCAGCATTAGTCTGACCATTTCATGCCTGGCTTGGTTTTGTGCCGCGGCTCTGGCTGCTGCTGAACTAATATCAACTGCAGCTCAGTGTGAAGCGAGCAAAGCTCCGCGGCCGTTCACTGAACACCTAATCTAGAGCCAAAGGAGATGTGCTTTCGTCTGTTCCCACAACCCCAAGAAGTTCCTCAGCCTTCCTACCCCCAGCCATCCCCTGTACTCTGGACTCCGGCCCCAACCCCCAACCCGGCCCACCCCCGCCCCTCCGCAGCTCCTGtcggaagatattgaaaaagaGAAGGGGCCTGGATTAATGTGTAATTAAAGGAAATTTGGAAGGGTGAGATGTTGCGGAATGTTAGATCAGTGGCTGGAGCAGTGTGGGGTGTCCTTTAGGAAGGCTTCATTGATTCAGGACAAAAAAACGAGAGAGGGCCCGGACTGCCTCCCTGTCTGCTCATTTATCAAGCGGGGCCTGACAGAAACTTCACAGCTTGGCCTCTTTTTTCATCCCACACAATGGAGAGCTACACTGTTTGCTAAAGTTTCTGCACCAGGAGCCGGACCGAGGAGCCAATCTCCTTTGgacaaaaagagaggaaaggaagaagggagggagtggagaggagaaagagagtgagaaggagagaggatggGTGGGAGGATGGATGAGGGGAGACTGTTGATATaggggaaaagaaaagtaatACCCCTGGATGTCATAAATGGATGGCTCTCAAAGCCTTTCTTCTCCCCTCGCAGACCTCCCCGTGGACTCAGCTCTGAGACGCTCCTGACAAACTTTATTAAACACTTTCTCATACAGAGCTCAAGATCCTGTACAAGTGCAGTCAAGTCAGGTTGCATATATTTACTCtgcatgtaaaatgtattttaacagtATTTTCATCCAACGGGTAAAAAAACAAGTCGATATTTTATGAACATCTTATTTTTCCAcctgcttttcctttttctctttactTAAATAATTTGCAGTGAAAGACTGACGTGAAATTGATGTAAGGAAAAGTTAAACCTGACAACTTTTTCTCTTCTACAATGAACAGATCATCAGACAACAGTTTCCAGCGCTAACCACCAGAAGACTGGGGACAAGAGGGCAGTCCAAGTAAGTCTGGTTTGGTTACCTACATTCACCAAAGCAAAACATGGAGCGTGCAGaaacaaaatctaaaaaataagACTACAAAAGAGCCGTTTTAAAGCCTAAAATGAAACATGAGAAAGGAAAACAACACTTGAAGTTAAATTATCTTATTTAAACTTTGGTCCTGAGTTACTaagattctgagtttgaatccAAAAAGTCTAAAAAGTCTAAATCTACAACTTATTTGTTTCTCTGTACCTGTTACATTTATCACATTTGATATAGCCAGACTAGCAGGcttaaatgtgattattttcaggtgtttttatCTTTGGGTTGTAGATAAAATGAGACTTTTGAGGACGTTTTCTTGGGCtttaacatttttcaccatttttctgacatttaatcgACCAAACAACTTGATTATTCGTGCAAATAATCCAcagatgaatcaataatgaaataattattAGTATCAGCCCTGTTGTTGACTACATGCATGATTTGATGAGATTAAGTCAGAGAGAACTTTGACAACAAATATATTTGTTAGAAAGacatatttatttagttttttccctcactgtgttttttcctataaTGACCCTGCTCGTAGTAAAATTCTGCCATTCACCCGTCCGTCGGCCCTCTTCCCTCCTCAGGTACCACTACTACGGCATCGCGGTGAAGGAGACCTCTCAGTATTATGACGTGATGTACTCCAAGAAGGGAGCGGCGTGGGTGAACGAGACGGGGAAGAAAGAGGTCACGAAGCAGACAGTGGCGTATTCACCGCGCTCCAAACTGGGGACGCTCCTGCCAGAGTTTCCAAATGTCAAAGACCTAAATTTGCCTGCCAGCCTGCCAGAAGAGAGGGTAAACAGGAGTTTTAAAAGTCCATCCTTACAGCCTTCCCCTCCCCCCCAGCCTCCGCCTCCCACCTCTCCCTGCCATCGCACCATCTCTGCGCCCCCTCTGGCTCCAGCCTTTTATCTGCCCCGGGACCTTCACTGGGTTTGCATTTAGAGAAGGACCTTGAGGATTTATATGCTGGCTCCTCACTAACTCTTAATCTTTTGGGGGAGATAATAAGATCTAGCGATGGACAAAGGACAGGCACTAGCTGTCCGGCTCTTAAAGAGGGGCCATGATTTTAAatggtttgtgtttttgctgaTCTCTAAAGCTGGTTTTATATCActccgctccagcccagacctGTAACATGTATTTATTGGCTCACATGCTTTGTGCaagatttattttcttgttttttgtaccacttttcttttcccactttccccccccccgaaaagagaaaaaaaagcgaTTAAGTTTGTGATGCAGTGAGATTAATGATGTGTTGTTGATCGCAGGTGTCGACCTTCATCATGATGTACAGAACGCACTGTCAGAGGATACTGGACACTGTGATTCGAGCCAACTTTGACGAGGCAAGCTTCCATTTTACACGTTAGATTCAACAAAAAGTTTGATTGTACGCGActgatcttttattttcttgtaacACGTAATAACACTTGTGATACTTTCAGGTCCAGAGCTTCTTGCTGCACTTCTGGCAGGGCATGCCGCCCCACATGCTCCCTGTCCTCAGCTCCCCCACGGTGGTGAACATCGTGGGCGTCTGTGACTCCATCCTCTACAAGGCCATCTCTGGGGTGCTGATGCCCACCGTCCTGCAAGCACTGCCTGACAGGTGAGCGCCTGTTCTAACCTAGGATGAtatctcttcttctgcttcgtcttcttcttcttcttctgctgcttcttcttcttcttcttctgcctcttcttcttcttcttcttcttcttctgcctcttctttttcttcgtcttcttcttcttctttgtcttctgcctcttcttcttctttgtcttcttcttcttcgtcttcttctttgtcttcgtcttcgtctATCATGCACTTCAGGAAATTGAGCTGTTCATCACTTAAAGTCACTTGCAAAGTTTCTTTCTTATTAAAAATATCATGAACTTTATAATACTTGGAAACAGCAATGTGACTCAAGTTCcacttactgtttttttttctgtagctTTTAGTCAGATCTCATTCTTCTTCATCATATTTAGGTTCCTCgattgcatttatttatgttttgctCAGACAAAGGAAGCGATTTGAAGATCTCACTTTGGATTCTGGGAACTTTGCAACCTTTTATAaaccaaaaaatatatttattatttattatctagagatgaaaacatttgttCTTGCTGCCTAAATGACGTCAGGCACGGGGTCTAAGATATTAATTGCGTTTTGTTCTTTCCCTCGTTCGAACAGTTTGACTCAGGTTATTCGAAAATTTGCCAAACAACTCGACGAGTGGCTAAAAATAGCACTTCACGACCTTCCTGAAAACCTGAGGAATATCAAGTTTGAATGTAAGTATTTAATCCGGTTAACaccttaatgttttttttatattcaaacaGAAATCTTAACCacatttcctctcatttttcATCCGCAGTGTCCAGGAGATTTTCTCAGATTCTAAAGCGACAAACATCCCTAAACCATCTATGTCAGGTGCCTCTCACgctctgaatgtgtttttttttttaataaaaatccatatgaacaaacacagctgataaGGGATATGGGTATGCTCGTGTTGGTAATATTGCTGATGTATCTGTCCGCAGGCGTCGCGGACTGTGATAAACAGCGCCGACATCACCTTTCAAATGCTGGAGGACTGGAGGAATGTGGACTTGAACAGCATCACCAAGCAGACACTTTACACCATGGAGGACTCGCAGGAGGAGCACCGGCAGCTTATTATCCACTGTAGGTTCACGCAgatgagctgcagagagagttACACTCCGCttccacacaaacaacacacacacagaggcaatCATTCCCACGACCGGTAGAGTCAAAGCGTTAATGATGGAGACCAAAAGGTTAAACAAGTTCACTCTCCTCTGAAACACCCCGTGGAGCTCCTCCGATTCACTCCTGCCTCGCTCCTCTGAATCAGCCCTGACGGGATCAGAGGTCACACATACATAGCAGTTGTTGCACAAAAGATGCCGTTCTCCTACGAGTTTTTTCAGGTGATGTAGAATACCGCGTAACCTGTCGTTCTCCCTGCTTTCACAGTGTATCAGGAGTTTGACCGTCTACTGGAGGAGCAGTCTCCGATCGAGGCGTACATCGAGTGGCTGGACTCGATGGTGGACCGCTGTGTCGTCAAGGTCAgcaaaaacttttttaaaaggtGTAGAAGCCTGGTTAAAGTCAGTGATTTTGCATAAAAGATCTGTCTTTTGCTCAATTTGCGCAAATTAAGTTGACATGTTTTCCACTTTGGATGCTGAGCTGTGATTTTAGCTGAATGTCTGAAGTGTTTGCGCAGCAGAAGTCTGATTAGTTTGTAGTCGAGGAGACACCTGCGGCTGGAGGCCACACGTCTCTGCCTGTCTTTCTTACTCAGAGGCACTTAGGTTGCAATCCTCCCAGTTAATGATGTCTTCAAGCTTCCCATTTGCGTCCATTATGTGCCAGATATGGGCTTGTAAAATTTGGTCGCCCTGGCAACGTCTTGGACCGGCCAGACAATAGTTCAATAGGAAGGCGTGTCCCTGGGGGCAAATTAAATAGTTGACTTGTTGACATGTTTTTCGTTCCTGAGGGTTAAGCCCCAATGCGGACCCAGGGGTTAATTCTACCCCGGCATCCCGACCCTTCCCCCCCTTTTCTCATGGAAATGTTCTCTCTAGGTGGCAGGCAAGAGGCCCGGGTGCCTGAAGAAGGTGGCCCAACAGTTCCTGCTGATGTGGTCGTGTTTCGGGACCAGAGTCATCCGGGATATGACCCTCCACAGCGCGCCCAGCTTTGGTGAGCTGCTGATGCTTTGTCATCATTACTTAACGCTCCAGACGGGGAAACAAACACATCTGAGACGACGCTTCATGAGCACGcatgaaatgtaatgtttattgtgtCGTGCACTGGGCTGGATCCAGGCCTCCGTCATGATATGGAGCACAAGCTACCAACATTAAATAATGTTcaacatgtgtttttaaaatattttggaaacaaaaaaataataaataaaatatatttagctttatttaatgtttttgttttttttttaattgaaagtcAGAAGaaagcatctgttttttaattaaatatttttttatttaaatgtcttttatttaaatatCCAAATTTGAGTAAGATGGATtagaattacatttaaaattcatataaataaaatgtttaatccAGGGCTGTGTTTCACAACTTAACTATTGCAAATGCATACTGATTAGCTAAAATATATCagcatgataataataataatttggcagttaagtttttgtttgtttacgcAGAATTATAAGATGACAAAAACACTCCTGCAGTACACAAAGAATCAAAACTTTTAACACTGCAAACAAAGAACTTGTTCTTCGGTCGAATAATAATCTGCAACAAAACAAGCTTCAATAATCATCCATCTTAATCTGACAGACAGTCCGACACaaaaacattacacacacatacacagaacaGGATCCATAACTCTGACACCCTcagcatgaaacatgaaaacatgaagaacATCCAGGGTTATATTTGGTTTAAACAAACCAACAGCAGACAGAGCGATGGACAAGATTGAATCACTGGAACATGTGAAGGATGTTGAGAGTCCAGAACAAAAGAGATCTGAACTAAATTGAGATTTTTTATAGAAATTCGTATCCTGGAAATCTCCCTATGATGATCAACAATACAATAAATTGACTTAAATTTtgcaaaaacaatcaataacaCATATAACGTGTTATTTCACATAAAGTATTTCCTCTTCAGAGATAAACGTTGAATCTGCTGGTTTCTTTAGTTTCTTCTGATTAAATTCTGCGTCACATTaaacaaaatgttgatgtttttaatgaagcAGTATGTTTGTAACTTCAGGTTTGTGTCATCAGTGGACGATTATTCTTTATACTTAAGAAACAAGCATCATGAAATTACTCACCAACAttgtttgaaaacaaacaaaaaaagaaatagagttacaacaaatttaaaatgtgatatAACTAAGCAGAAAGGTCTTAGTTAAAGATATTTTAATGATCTGCTGTTCAGACATTTGTACAAGTACAAGttcccaaaaaataaaaaataaagaaaacatcaaacattcaTATCACCACTGACGTTAAAGCTGGcgtacatttatatttatgttttacgtCCACAGAGGTTCAAGATTCCTCTGCTGTGTGAATCTAAAGTCGGACGTAAGGAGAAAACAGGAGAAAGCGTAAAATGGCTGCTTTAATTGGCCTGTTGTGCTCGACCTTGTTGTGCAATAAGTGAAGAGttgtaaaaaatgaaagaaaagaaaatggctCCTCTTTCCTGTCTGTGCATATCAAAGACACAGCTGGTTGCAGTGTTTTGATAAAGCAGGTCTCTGTGCACAAACAGCTAATTAACAAAAGACGGCCCTCCCCTCCTCCCGACGTGTTTGCCTGTCTTTTCCATTTTACGACCGGTCAGTGTTACACCACCGCTCCTCCTGAATGGCCACAAGTGTTTATTATGCGCACGGCAGCGGCGGCGACCGGCACAATGACACAATTGTGACACTCCCTCACACGCCACGGCCTCGTCTTCCGTGCGACCTTTGGGGTCAGCTGACATATTTCTGGCACTGACTCGGCACACGGAAAAAATCTGACTCGCTCCTTTCTGATAACAGCGACCCTCCTGTCAGCGTGCAGGATGTGATGTCACCACACGGATGGCTTTTTTGGAAACACTTCAGTCTTAATGGCCGTCATCAGTTATGTCCTCACCCAACTGTGTTTCATTCAATCGGTCACATTTCAACACAGAATAAACATCTCTGGTACAAGTAGCACACACACGTCCTCTGTGGTgaactcatcctgtctgtctgtctgtctgtctgcaggctcCTTCCACCTGATCCACCTCATGTTTGATGACTATGTGCTTTACCTGCTGGAGTCCCTGCACTGCCAGGAGAGAGCCAACGACCTCATGAGGGCCATGAAGGGAGACGGCAGCACAGGTGAGACCGCTACCTTCGTCCGGCAATCATGTAGAGTTAATTGCTTaaatcattaaagaaaaaaaatcacttatcACTCTGGTTCCAGCTCAAGAGTTGTGAggatttgctttgttttatgttaaaataaaataaataactattttttattttgttgttcgGACAAAAGCAGCAGCTTAGTTTGTTCATGAAGATCCATCTGTGCTCTCAAAAAAATTATTTGCAGCATGAAACCAAGTCATGAGAATTTTAGGAGCATATGATCGGTTCACTCACCAGAAGCAGAGATCTCGTTTGTGTGTTAAGTGTTCTGCCATGGTAGTTTAATCTCTTCAGCCCGAGATTTACACTTACTTGTGGTGATCACGACAGTAAATATCTTCCTCAGTTTTGTCATACTGgtttttagctcctgtctcatTAAGCCCCTCCCCCGCCTGAATactcagtctcctctgattggtcagctcacacacacctgagccagcactgccaATAACAACAGAGCTGCTATGCTAAATTAATACTTACACGCCAAATGAGCCGCTAGACTAaaattgtgcaaatgtgtgacagtgtgatgtcacaaagtaacGGAATTTAAGGCGGGACTACTggcgaggcgtttcaggagcagtgttttctgtgggagagaggagcttctgtttgtgCCGAC is drawn from Sparus aurata chromosome 8, fSpaAur1.1, whole genome shotgun sequence and contains these coding sequences:
- the rfx4 gene encoding transcription factor RFX4 isoform X2: MHCGLLEEPDMDSTESWIERCLNESESKRYSSHTSLGNMSNDEHEEKENNRASKPHSTPATLEWLEENYEIAEGVCIPRSALYMHYLDFSEKHDTQPVNAASFGKIIRQQFPALTTRRLGTRGQSKYHYYGIAVKETSQYYDVMYSKKGAAWVNETGKKEVTKQTVAYSPRSKLGTLLPEFPNVKDLNLPASLPEERVSTFIMMYRTHCQRILDTVIRANFDEVQSFLLHFWQGMPPHMLPVLSSPTVVNIVGVCDSILYKAISGVLMPTVLQALPDSLTQVIRKFAKQLDEWLKIALHDLPENLRNIKFELSRRFSQILKRQTSLNHLCQASRTVINSADITFQMLEDWRNVDLNSITKQTLYTMEDSQEEHRQLIIHLYQEFDRLLEEQSPIEAYIEWLDSMVDRCVVKVAGKRPGCLKKVAQQFLLMWSCFGTRVIRDMTLHSAPSFGSFHLIHLMFDDYVLYLLESLHCQERANDLMRAMKGDGSTAEREEEFTQTETTPTSPSPGSFSPARSVHSVGVSSASSPTAAVSPEYSGVPTTTTVTTAGGSTPEAGQQLSCMRNTTPVPPPSSTHRMPVYTHREEHGYTGSYNYGSYANQHPHSIQSQYPNLAHEPAIPAPLHYSAYHRSSAQYQLNGQMSRMEPCLMSSTPRLHPAPVAPRWPDVSPANSCYTSPPMHSSRYAASGDMYSPLGPRRNSEYEHSQHFPGFAYINGEATTGWAK
- the rfx4 gene encoding transcription factor RFX4 isoform X1, which produces MHCGLLEEPDMDSTESWIERCLNESESKRYSSHTSLGNMSNDEHEEKENNRASKPHSTPATLEWLEENYEIAEGVCIPRSALYMHYLDFSEKHDTQPVNAASFGKIIRQQFPALTTRRLGTRGQSKYHYYGIAVKETSQYYDVMYSKKGAAWVNETGKKEVTKQTVAYSPRSKLGTLLPEFPNVKDLNLPASLPEERVSTFIMMYRTHCQRILDTVIRANFDEVQSFLLHFWQGMPPHMLPVLSSPTVVNIVGVCDSILYKAISGVLMPTVLQALPDSLTQVIRKFAKQLDEWLKIALHDLPENLRNIKFELSRRFSQILKRQTSLNHLCQASRTVINSADITFQMLEDWRNVDLNSITKQTLYTMEDSQEEHRQLIIHLYQEFDRLLEEQSPIEAYIEWLDSMVDRCVVKVAGKRPGCLKKVAQQFLLMWSCFGTRVIRDMTLHSAPSFGSFHLIHLMFDDYVLYLLESLHCQERANDLMRAMKGDGSTAEREEEFTQTETTPTSPSPGSFSPARSVHSVGVSSASSPTAAVSPEYSGVPTTTTGAVQSYTWSLTYTVTTAGGSTPEAGQQLSCMRNTTPVPPPSSTHRMPVYTHREEHGYTGSYNYGSYANQHPHSIQSQYPNLAHEPAIPAPLHYSAYHRSSAQYQLNGQMSRMEPCLMSSTPRLHPAPVAPRWPDVSPANSCYTSPPMHSSRYAASGDMYSPLGPRRNSEYEHSQHFPGFAYINGEATTGWAK